The following coding sequences are from one Myxococcales bacterium window:
- a CDS encoding helix-turn-helix transcriptional regulator, which produces MELIYDSAEGTSAWTDVISALASELSADLGHLFLIAGDATFTDTCVHGYDLSLNAPYFERFQAEDPRITLGIKNLGRFMSDVDVIDSRQFEASALYNEHLGPGNIRYTLFGMHQIQPDLKAAQAFMRPRSRGPFSHEDVSCLQRLQPHLSRALRLREILNKTRAHASDLRSALDMVPLPLAVVDDKGRFLTANAPAEAMLLKGPAVVLKGQRIAGTRPRDTSAIAQAVAVCCQLATPSTVRPVALQAPPVVTIERLDRRPLSLIFLPLRPRHTLRDVADQKARVVVIFHDPEAGARLSANVVARLHGLTPSEARLAVALAAGDSLTQHASNVGCTDQTCRTHLKHILEKTGTHRQAELVHLLLGNVAIQMASADGVVPGGSASEAAR; this is translated from the coding sequence GTGGAACTCATTTACGATTCCGCAGAAGGCACAAGCGCTTGGACTGATGTGATCTCGGCTTTGGCTTCAGAATTGTCAGCGGACCTTGGGCACCTTTTCTTGATTGCGGGTGACGCTACTTTCACAGACACATGCGTCCACGGTTACGATCTCAGCTTGAATGCACCGTACTTTGAGCGGTTTCAGGCCGAAGATCCCCGCATCACCCTGGGCATAAAGAACTTGGGACGCTTCATGTCTGACGTTGATGTGATTGATTCTCGGCAGTTCGAAGCGTCAGCCTTGTACAACGAGCATCTTGGTCCGGGAAACATTAGGTATACGCTTTTCGGCATGCATCAAATCCAACCGGACTTGAAGGCGGCCCAGGCTTTCATGAGGCCGCGCTCGCGCGGCCCCTTTAGTCACGAGGATGTCTCATGCCTACAGCGCCTCCAGCCGCATCTCTCACGTGCTTTGCGACTTCGTGAGATCCTGAACAAGACTCGCGCTCACGCATCGGACTTGCGAAGCGCCCTAGACATGGTTCCCCTTCCGCTGGCGGTCGTCGACGATAAGGGCCGCTTCTTGACTGCGAACGCGCCTGCAGAAGCGATGCTATTGAAGGGGCCCGCTGTCGTTCTCAAGGGGCAGAGGATTGCGGGTACCCGGCCTCGCGATACGAGCGCGATAGCGCAGGCCGTTGCCGTCTGTTGCCAGCTGGCGACGCCATCGACGGTACGCCCGGTGGCATTGCAGGCTCCGCCGGTAGTGACGATAGAGCGATTGGACCGACGGCCATTGAGCCTCATCTTCCTTCCGCTTCGGCCACGACATACGTTGCGTGATGTTGCAGACCAGAAGGCGCGCGTAGTGGTGATCTTTCACGACCCGGAAGCGGGTGCCCGGTTAAGCGCAAACGTCGTCGCACGACTTCACGGTTTGACACCGAGTGAGGCACGGCTTGCGGTAGCGCTTGCCGCTGGTGATTCTCTCACCCAGCACGCCTCCAACGTTGGCTGCACGGACCAGACCTGTCGAACGCACCTCAAACACATTCTTGAGAAGACCGGAACGCATCGCCAAGCGGAACTTGTTCACTTGCTGTTAGGGAACGTCGCGATTCAGATGGCAAGTGCGGATGGTGTGGTACCGGGCGGATCCGCTTCAGAAGCGGCACGATAG
- a CDS encoding ISNCY family transposase encodes MSNREIDRGEMIRRVLEKRLTQSKAAGLLGLSVRQVKRLCRQFKAQGLAGLTSQLRGRPSNRKLAAETKAMVVALVRERYADFGPKLAHEKLVEIHGIHASRETVRGWLAEAGLWLTRGERKRRVHQPRHRRQCLGELVQIDGCDHEWFEARADRCTALVYVDDATGRLMELRFVVSESAFDYFAATQSYLSHYGKPVAFYSDKHSIFRVNQEGSSGRSAGVTQFGRALGDLNIEIICANTPQAKGRVERMNKTLQDRLVKEMRLREISTMADANAYAPEFMVDYNRRFAHAPMNPHDAHRPVQPGEVLSEVFTWQEERTMTRNLVVHYQRRTYLIVPSPESLSLAGRRVRLFEAADGQVEIRCANHLLTYTVLDKQPLVAPGAIVENKRLGAVLSTIRAGQEERDQRRLASKKLTLRQKTHLRESRAETNRTADVIPSVPNTDRLASAIAATQGSPECGTEMANFFAKFEAEQKARRKRYNDASKQRKRDREQLEIQTRAKAAESSARAADGGRR; translated from the coding sequence ATGTCCAACCGAGAGATCGATCGAGGCGAGATGATCCGTCGGGTACTCGAGAAGCGTCTGACACAGTCCAAAGCCGCGGGCCTGCTGGGGCTCAGCGTACGCCAAGTAAAGCGCCTTTGCCGGCAGTTCAAAGCGCAAGGGTTGGCTGGGCTTACGTCGCAGCTGCGAGGGCGTCCGAGCAATCGCAAGCTCGCTGCTGAAACGAAGGCAATGGTTGTGGCTCTCGTACGCGAGCGCTACGCGGATTTCGGGCCGAAGCTGGCGCACGAGAAGCTCGTTGAGATCCACGGCATACACGCGAGCCGTGAGACTGTCCGTGGGTGGCTCGCTGAGGCCGGACTGTGGCTCACCCGTGGGGAGCGCAAACGGCGTGTTCATCAGCCCCGGCACCGCCGCCAATGTCTTGGCGAGCTGGTGCAAATTGATGGCTGCGACCATGAGTGGTTCGAGGCGCGCGCTGATCGCTGCACGGCATTGGTCTACGTGGACGATGCGACGGGACGGTTGATGGAACTGCGTTTTGTGGTGAGTGAATCGGCCTTCGACTATTTTGCCGCCACGCAGTCGTATCTAAGTCACTACGGAAAACCGGTGGCGTTTTACAGCGACAAACACAGCATCTTCCGCGTGAACCAGGAAGGCTCGAGCGGCCGTTCCGCCGGTGTTACACAGTTCGGTCGCGCGCTGGGCGATCTCAACATCGAGATCATCTGCGCCAATACGCCGCAGGCCAAAGGCCGTGTCGAGCGCATGAACAAGACCTTGCAGGACCGGCTCGTCAAGGAAATGCGTCTGCGTGAAATAAGCACGATGGCGGACGCAAACGCGTATGCACCGGAGTTCATGGTCGACTACAACCGCCGCTTTGCACATGCGCCGATGAACCCCCATGATGCGCACCGCCCGGTGCAACCAGGCGAAGTCCTTTCGGAGGTTTTCACCTGGCAAGAGGAGCGCACGATGACGCGCAACCTGGTCGTGCATTATCAGCGGCGTACGTACCTGATTGTGCCCAGCCCAGAATCACTCAGCCTCGCCGGACGTCGCGTGCGCCTCTTCGAAGCGGCGGATGGTCAGGTCGAGATCCGCTGCGCCAACCATCTTCTGACCTATACCGTGCTCGACAAGCAACCTCTGGTGGCTCCCGGTGCGATTGTCGAGAACAAGCGGCTTGGCGCCGTGCTCTCAACCATCCGAGCAGGCCAGGAGGAGCGCGACCAGCGTCGATTGGCCTCGAAAAAACTTACGCTTCGACAAAAAACGCACTTACGCGAGTCGCGCGCAGAAACCAATCGTACTGCTGATGTGATCCCATCAGTCCCCAACACTGACCGACTGGCTTCAGCCATTGCGGCCACGCAAGGGTCACCTGAATGCGGGACTGAAATGGCAAACTTCTTCGCCAAGTTCGAGGCCGAACAGAAAGCACGGCGAAAGCGATACAACGACGCCAGTAAGCAGCGCAAACGCGACCGCGAACAATTGGAGATCCAAACCCGAGCCAAGGCGGCCGAGTCTAGTGCGAGGGCCGCTGACGGGGGGCGGCGATGA